In the genome of Amaranthus tricolor cultivar Red isolate AtriRed21 chromosome 15, ASM2621246v1, whole genome shotgun sequence, one region contains:
- the LOC130801646 gene encoding cyclin-A2-2-like, whose product MNKENKVATKVEEPTLRITRARAKALGTSGRLIQKPPRPEQSRVVGETSKRSASDENKSTTQASGLQKKRRATLTDVTNVLCEKSYARCINGGRFSARMDACTKTKPEMKVFTRKNVKVAPSTMGTIQHHHNDAKDGITEDISESTVAPLEVAWRAKQTARYISKLNGEHYKPNKLEDNSQINWISSEIRERLVTEQVLQKEEKHHDETGTSKDPTIIDIDLNQKDPLMCSLYVSNIYENKRVTELDQRLYIDYMEKVQCDITPSMRGILIDWLVEVSEEYKLVPDTLYLTVNLIDRYLSGNYTEKQKLQLLGVTCMLIASKYEEMNAPQVEDFCYITANTYAREEVLKMERKILNFLCFQLSVPTIKTFLRRYMHAAQATCKDKLVDLEFLANYLAELTLVEYSFFRFLPSLIAASAVFLAKWTLDQSNDPWNPTLEHYTGYKATDLKVTVIAMQDLQLNTINCPLNAIREKYPA is encoded by the exons ATGAACAAGGAAAACAAAGTTGCGACCAAAGTAGAAGAGCCAACTCTTCGAATTACTAGAGCTCGAGCAAAAGCTCTTGGTACATCAGGAAGGTTGATCCAGAAACCTCCCCGGCCTGAACAAAGTCGAGTTGTTGGAGAAACCTCGAAGAGATCAGCGTCAGATGAAAACAAATCGACAACTCAAGCTTCCGGTCTTCAGAAAAAGAGAAGAGCTACACTTACCGATGTTACCAATGTACTTTGTGAAAAATCATATGCACGCTGCATCAATGGAGGGAGATTTTCGGCTAGGATGGATGCTTGCACT AAAACTAAGCCAGAGATGAAAGTTTTCACCAGAAAGAATGTTAAGGTGGCCCCATCTACCATGGGAACAATACAACATCATCACAATGATGCAAAGGACGGTATTACTGAAGATATATCAGAATCGACAGTAGCACCCCTAGAGGTTGCTTGGAGAGCAAAGCAAACAGCTAGGTATATTTCTAAGTTGAACGGGGAACATTATAAGCCCAATAAACTGGAAGATAACTCACAAATTAATTGGATCTCAAGTGAAATAAGAGAGAGGCTTGTGACCGAACAAGTTCTTCAGAAAG AGGAAAAACATCATGATGAAACAGGAACTTCAAAGGATCCAACTATTATAGATATTGATTTGAACCAAAAGGATCCTTTGATGTGCAGCCTCTATGTTTCAAATATATATGAGAACAAACGTGTAACCGAG CTTGATCAAAGGCTTTATATTGACTACATGGAAAAGGTGCAATGTGACATCACTCCAAGCATGAGAGGTATACTCATTGACTGGCTTGTGGAG GTCTCTGAAGAATACAAGTTGGTACCCGACACGCTTTACCTGACTGTAAATCTCATTGATCGCTATCTATCTGGAAATTACACGGAAAAGCAGAAACTGCAGTTGCTGGGAGTAACATGCATGTTGATTGCCTC AAAGTATGAAGAAATGAATGCCCCGCAAGTTGAAGACTTTTGTTACATCACCGCCAACACTTATGCTAGAGAAGAG GTACTGAAAATGGAGAGGAAAATTCTGAACTTTCTCTGCTTTCAACTATCTGTTCCCACCATCAAAACATTTTTGAG GAGATATATGCATGCAGCTCAAGCCACTTGCAAG GATAAGTTGGTTGACTTAGAGTTCTTGGCAAATTACTTAGCAGAACTAACTCTTGTAGAATACAGCTTTTTTAGATTCCTCCCTTCACTTATTGCTGCATCTGCAGTATTCCTTGCCAAATGGACTCTTGATCAATCTAATGATCCATGG AATCCAACATTAGAGCATTATACTGGCTACAAGGCTACGGACCTCAAAGTTACAGTAATTGCAATGCAAGACTTACAGCTAAACACCATTAATTGCCCACTCAACGCAATTCGTGAGAAGTACCCGGCATGA